A single region of the Novosphingobium sp. genome encodes:
- a CDS encoding TonB-dependent receptor, with amino-acid sequence MVVALAGVAHAQTAPTAPNPQPAQNDAQAQSTDTTTSDKDIVVNGYRKSIEASLSQKRVANAFIDVITAEDVGKFPDKNIADSLQRVPGVVIERSGGEGSRVSIRGLQSDLTLTQLNGNFIATADSGDPSRSFNYLLLPSNMIGSVEVYKSPEARLDEGGVGGTVILKTRKPLDLKPWSGFISAEGTYGDVTEKVEPQISGQLSWHNKDRTFGVLVGATYQKRTNREMDGSTESWQWWTDGGRATGIKATDVNGKTFANDSSVTYWSQNKGETTRSGTHYNGYWAPQSVDESIVTSQRERLGIQATVEWKPFENLHLTANYFRFQLNSNTQSNVLKIPEWGYDNFFTGAKLDKSGTIMQSATFDVTGAPCLNNTPICTMETPQISGVYSKEKDVSNTFDLHGEWTHDRLEASFVVGRTRGTGGPSQQFSVAAKPRLTGNVTQNGNYLSSWDFSGGGLNMTFSPQLQQNLMNGLAQIDTGSTGSGFTNSSIQQTYAQVDLTRHFDSFIDKIRVGAKWRDGKIHRETGELDWYADPSTLLRFQDTPAGAVAQPSFFYSSPISNIPGGFTASSFPGINLTSYLNYLNNTYGNAVEVPQPQNLYDIGEKIWSGYAQIDYKTGPVRGNIGLRIANTQQTGRSTDTLYFENDYCVDGPGGPFDPNRPLGPDGNCQVIPQAQREQRVYAPVSESKSYTDFLPSFNIAWDATSNILVRAAVSKVVARPAFNDLASSRSLTFHSDAYTFDRAQFGERAGWFGSGGNFDLKPFSAWAYDFGAEWYFHRGSVLGFALFRKDVKNFVVPLVLDLPQTVQGQTVVVQQYSTQANGSSAVSEGVELYAQHTLDMGLGAQVNFTYNHTSTADVSLEGQKIGTSPLVGSAKTQWNASVFYEKHGVLLRLSYNRKGEQVGGIVSGLNIYNNPYEQFDLNAQYYITKNISLTASVINLTKSTQTAHLGNDTTARFYSSAYTGRRAYVGVQWNF; translated from the coding sequence ATGGTGGTTGCGCTTGCGGGCGTGGCGCATGCCCAGACTGCGCCCACCGCGCCAAACCCGCAGCCCGCGCAAAATGATGCGCAGGCACAATCCACCGACACGACGACGTCCGACAAGGATATCGTCGTCAACGGCTATCGCAAATCGATCGAGGCCAGCCTGTCGCAAAAGCGGGTTGCCAATGCCTTTATCGATGTCATCACGGCGGAAGATGTCGGCAAATTCCCCGACAAGAACATCGCGGATTCACTGCAGCGCGTGCCGGGCGTCGTCATCGAGCGCAGCGGCGGCGAAGGCAGCCGCGTCAGCATCCGTGGCTTGCAGTCGGACCTGACGCTCACCCAGCTCAACGGCAATTTCATCGCGACCGCCGACAGCGGCGATCCCTCGCGCTCGTTCAACTATCTGCTGCTGCCCTCGAACATGATCGGCAGCGTCGAGGTCTACAAGTCGCCCGAAGCGCGGCTCGATGAAGGCGGCGTCGGCGGCACGGTCATCCTCAAGACCCGCAAGCCGCTCGACCTGAAGCCCTGGTCGGGCTTTATCTCGGCCGAGGGCACCTATGGCGACGTGACCGAGAAGGTCGAGCCGCAGATCTCCGGCCAGCTTTCTTGGCACAACAAGGATCGCACCTTCGGCGTGCTGGTCGGCGCGACCTATCAGAAGCGCACCAACCGCGAGATGGACGGTTCGACCGAGAGCTGGCAGTGGTGGACCGATGGCGGTCGCGCCACCGGCATCAAGGCGACCGACGTCAACGGCAAGACCTTTGCCAATGATTCCTCGGTCACCTACTGGTCGCAGAACAAGGGTGAGACGACGCGCAGCGGCACGCATTACAATGGCTATTGGGCGCCGCAGTCGGTCGATGAATCGATCGTCACTTCGCAGCGTGAAAGGCTTGGTATTCAGGCGACGGTGGAATGGAAACCTTTCGAGAACCTGCACCTGACCGCCAATTACTTCCGCTTCCAGTTGAACAGCAACACCCAGTCGAACGTTCTGAAGATCCCCGAATGGGGCTATGACAACTTCTTCACCGGCGCCAAGCTCGACAAGAGCGGCACGATCATGCAATCGGCAACCTTCGACGTGACAGGCGCGCCATGCCTGAACAACACGCCGATCTGCACCATGGAGACGCCGCAGATCTCCGGTGTCTATTCCAAGGAGAAGGATGTTTCGAACACCTTCGACCTGCATGGCGAATGGACGCATGACCGGCTTGAAGCCAGCTTCGTGGTGGGCAGGACCCGCGGCACGGGCGGGCCCTCGCAACAGTTCTCCGTCGCGGCCAAGCCGCGCCTGACCGGCAATGTGACCCAGAACGGCAATTATCTGAGTTCGTGGGATTTTAGCGGTGGCGGATTGAACATGACCTTCTCGCCCCAGTTGCAGCAGAATCTGATGAACGGTCTGGCGCAGATCGACACCGGCAGCACCGGTTCGGGCTTCACCAACAGCAGCATTCAGCAGACCTATGCTCAGGTGGATCTGACCCGGCATTTCGACAGCTTCATCGACAAGATCCGCGTCGGCGCAAAATGGCGTGACGGCAAGATCCATCGCGAAACGGGCGAGCTGGACTGGTACGCCGATCCCTCAACCCTGCTGCGTTTCCAGGACACGCCGGCCGGTGCGGTCGCGCAGCCCTCGTTCTTCTACAGCTCGCCGATCAGCAACATTCCGGGCGGCTTTACGGCCAGCTCCTTCCCCGGCATCAATCTCACCAGCTACCTCAACTATCTGAACAACACCTATGGCAACGCCGTGGAGGTGCCCCAGCCGCAGAACCTCTATGACATCGGGGAGAAGATCTGGTCCGGCTACGCCCAGATCGACTACAAGACCGGCCCGGTGCGCGGCAACATCGGCCTGCGCATCGCCAACACCCAGCAGACGGGCCGCTCGACCGACACGCTCTATTTCGAGAACGACTATTGCGTTGACGGCCCCGGCGGTCCCTTCGATCCCAACCGTCCGCTGGGTCCGGACGGCAATTGCCAGGTGATCCCGCAGGCCCAGCGCGAACAACGGGTCTATGCCCCGGTCAGCGAGAGCAAGTCCTACACCGACTTCCTGCCCAGCTTCAACATCGCCTGGGATGCCACCAGCAACATTCTGGTGCGTGCCGCCGTGTCGAAGGTGGTGGCGCGGCCCGCCTTCAACGATCTGGCCTCGTCGCGCTCGCTGACGTTCCACTCCGACGCCTATACCTTCGACCGCGCCCAGTTCGGCGAGCGGGCCGGCTGGTTCGGCAGTGGCGGCAACTTCGACCTGAAGCCCTTCTCGGCATGGGCCTATGACTTTGGCGCGGAATGGTATTTCCATCGCGGATCGGTGCTGGGCTTCGCCCTGTTCCGCAAGGATGTGAAGAACTTCGTCGTGCCGCTGGTGCTCGACCTGCCGCAGACGGTGCAGGGCCAGACCGTGGTGGTGCAGCAATATTCGACGCAGGCCAATGGCTCCAGCGCGGTGTCGGAAGGCGTCGAACTCTATGCCCAGCACACGCTGGATATGGGTCTGGGCGCTCAGGTGAACTTCACCTACAACCACACCTCGACCGCCGATGTGTCGCTCGAGGGCCAGAAGATCGGCACCTCGCCGCTGGTCGGCAGCGCCAAGACCCAGTGGAACGCCTCGGTCTTCTACGAGAAGCACGGTGTCCTGCTGCGCCTGTCGTACAACCGCAAGGGCGAGCAGGTTGGCGGCATCGTCTCGGGCCTGAACATCTACAACAACCCTTACGAGCAGTTTGACCTCAACGCGCAATATTACATCACCAAGAACATCTCGCTCACCGCTTCGGTCATCAACCTGACCAAATCGACCCAGACCGCGCATCTGGGGAATGACACCACCGCCCGCTTCTATTCGAGCGCCTACACCGGCCGCCGCGCCTATGTCGGTGTGCAGTGGAATTTCTGA
- a CDS encoding ROK family transcriptional regulator, whose protein sequence is MRHSNGRNEQDDAGNRHTIASRASETQPRLSGTNLERAADHNQRITLHAIRVLGPLTRFDLAHITGLTGPAIANITKRLLQDGLIEEAGQRRGGRGQPPTKLIVKRDACYSIGVNIDRDHITIVLVDFSGETLARVSEEVDFALPDQVRALYRKSIRNMLRRTNVEVSKVVGLGVAMPDDLGRVDLPGRPEAYAAWENINIPALFEQPLDLPVFVENDAAAAAMGEMQLGHGQSNNSFFYILISSGLGGGLVIDGTYIRGADGRSGELGFMRSPHHDATPGEQIQTLVSLSGLSRSLEREGYALADVIRGASEPGLLACLADWTERAAQQLTVPLDAINCLINPAAILLGGRLPTAQLDALAARIAALMQARAPLLPAVAPVARAALSEDAPAVGAAILPFSHFLLPKPGALWKTSGQGEARDPVGPA, encoded by the coding sequence ATGAGGCATTCGAATGGACGCAACGAACAGGACGATGCCGGAAACCGGCATACCATCGCGAGCCGGGCCTCGGAGACGCAACCACGCCTGTCCGGCACCAATCTGGAGCGCGCGGCCGATCACAACCAGCGCATCACGCTGCATGCCATCCGCGTGCTGGGGCCGCTCACCCGTTTCGACCTCGCGCATATCACCGGGCTGACCGGCCCCGCCATCGCCAACATCACCAAGCGCCTGCTGCAGGACGGTCTGATCGAGGAGGCCGGGCAGCGTCGCGGCGGGCGCGGCCAGCCGCCGACGAAGCTGATCGTGAAGCGCGACGCCTGCTATTCGATCGGGGTCAACATCGACCGCGACCATATCACCATCGTGCTGGTCGACTTTTCCGGCGAGACTCTGGCGCGCGTGTCCGAGGAGGTGGATTTCGCGCTGCCCGATCAGGTCCGCGCGCTTTATCGCAAGTCGATCCGCAACATGCTGCGGCGCACGAATGTCGAGGTGAGCAAGGTCGTCGGCCTGGGCGTGGCGATGCCCGACGATCTCGGGCGGGTCGATCTGCCGGGCCGCCCGGAGGCCTATGCCGCCTGGGAGAACATCAACATTCCGGCGCTGTTCGAGCAGCCGCTCGACCTGCCGGTCTTCGTCGAGAATGACGCCGCCGCCGCCGCCATGGGCGAGATGCAGCTTGGCCACGGGCAGAGCAACAACAGCTTTTTCTACATCCTGATTTCCTCGGGTCTGGGTGGCGGTCTGGTGATCGACGGCACCTATATTCGCGGCGCGGACGGGCGAAGCGGCGAGCTGGGTTTCATGCGCTCGCCCCATCACGATGCCACGCCGGGCGAGCAGATCCAGACGCTCGTCTCGCTCTCGGGTCTGTCACGCAGCCTGGAGCGTGAGGGCTATGCGCTGGCCGATGTGATCCGGGGGGCGAGTGAACCGGGCCTGCTCGCCTGCCTTGCCGACTGGACCGAGCGCGCGGCGCAGCAACTGACGGTGCCGCTCGACGCGATCAACTGCCTGATCAATCCGGCCGCGATCCTGCTCGGCGGACGGCTGCCGACCGCGCAACTCGATGCGCTGGCGGCGCGGATCGCGGCGCTGATGCAGGCACGCGCGCCGCTGCTGCCGGCGGTGGCGCCTGTCGCGCGCGCGGCCCTGTCGGAGGATGCGCCCGCCGTCGGCGCGGCGATCCTGCCCTTCAGCCATTTCCTTTTGCCCAAGCCGGGCGCCTTGTGGAAGACCTCGGGGCAGGGGGAAGCCCGCGATCCGGTCGGCCCCGCCTGA
- a CDS encoding GH92 family glycosyl hydrolase yields MKTPFRTLLALLASTTLVAPTLALARDGARDAAPQREALADLVNPLMGTDSDHELSYGNTYPAVAVPWGMNFWSPVTGKPGSGWGYMYHDKKINGIKQTHQPSPWMNDYAAFSLFAETGPVRLKEDERASWFSHKAETSHPYSYKVYLADYDVTAEVAPTNRAAQFRFTFPKSDDAHILLDGLAGGSMVTIDPVHRRITGYVRNNHGGVPDNFRNYFVAQFDHDFTVSRTWDDNWQMTADLTREGGHVGAVVSFKTQAGEQVGVKVASSFISAEQAERNLDSEIGKDDFAATEAKAKAAWESELGRITVSDPSIDNRRTFYSAMYRMLLFPRMFHEVDASGKTVHYSPYDGKVHDGPMFTDNGFWDTWRAVFPYFALVRPDLDSQIMQGLANAYKEGGWLPEWMSPGQRDVMIGSNSGNIIADAYLNGVRGFDAETLYEAMVKNATTSQGRPRDKSGNVVSAVGREGVEYYNKLGYVPYDVGINESAARTLEYATADFSLSRFAAALGKTEDARKYAAQAQNYRNVYDAQSGWMRGRNKDGSWMAPFNPNAWGDAFTEGNAMHYSFSAMQDVQGLIDLSGGDKPFTDKLDSIFTRAPLFDDSYYGTVIHETREMQIVNMGQYAHGNQPIQHMIYLYDWAGQPWKAQSHVRDVMAKLYSATPDGYPGDEDNGQTSAWYVFSALGFYPVTPSVGQYAIGSPLFRSVRVAMPGGKALTIEAQNNGPKNVYIQSVTLNGKAHAKPWFTREALQGGGTIRFVMGPTPNKQWGAAKADAPFSMSAPAAQAGRK; encoded by the coding sequence TTGAAGACGCCGTTTCGCACGCTGCTTGCCCTTCTCGCCAGCACCACCCTTGTTGCACCGACGCTGGCCCTTGCTCGGGATGGCGCGCGGGATGCAGCGCCTCAGCGGGAGGCGCTCGCCGATCTGGTCAACCCGCTCATGGGCACGGATTCCGACCATGAACTGTCCTATGGCAACACCTATCCGGCGGTTGCCGTGCCATGGGGCATGAACTTCTGGTCGCCCGTCACCGGCAAGCCCGGCAGCGGCTGGGGCTACATGTACCATGACAAAAAGATCAACGGTATCAAGCAGACCCATCAGCCCAGCCCGTGGATGAACGATTACGCTGCCTTCTCGCTTTTCGCGGAGACCGGCCCGGTCCGCCTGAAGGAAGATGAACGCGCAAGCTGGTTCAGCCACAAGGCCGAGACCAGCCATCCCTACAGCTACAAGGTCTATCTCGCCGATTACGACGTGACCGCCGAGGTCGCGCCGACCAACCGCGCCGCGCAGTTCCGCTTCACCTTCCCCAAGAGCGACGACGCACATATCCTGCTCGACGGGCTGGCGGGCGGATCGATGGTGACGATCGACCCGGTGCATCGCCGGATCACCGGCTATGTCCGCAACAATCACGGCGGCGTGCCGGACAACTTCCGCAATTATTTCGTCGCCCAGTTCGACCATGATTTCACCGTCAGCCGCACCTGGGACGACAATTGGCAGATGACCGCCGACCTGACGCGCGAGGGCGGCCATGTCGGCGCGGTGGTCAGCTTCAAGACGCAGGCTGGTGAACAGGTGGGCGTCAAGGTCGCCTCCTCCTTCATCAGCGCGGAGCAGGCCGAGCGCAATCTGGACAGCGAGATCGGCAAGGACGATTTCGCCGCCACCGAGGCCAAGGCCAAGGCGGCATGGGAAAGCGAGCTGGGCCGCATCACCGTCAGCGATCCCAGCATCGACAACCGCCGCACCTTCTATTCGGCAATGTACCGCATGCTGCTGTTCCCCCGCATGTTCCATGAAGTGGATGCCAGCGGCAAGACCGTCCATTACAGCCCCTATGACGGCAAGGTGCATGATGGCCCGATGTTCACCGACAACGGCTTCTGGGACACATGGCGCGCGGTCTTCCCCTATTTCGCGCTGGTGCGCCCCGATCTCGACAGCCAGATCATGCAGGGCCTCGCCAATGCCTATAAGGAGGGCGGCTGGCTGCCCGAATGGATGAGCCCCGGCCAGCGCGATGTGATGATCGGTTCGAACTCGGGCAACATCATTGCCGACGCCTATTTGAACGGCGTGCGCGGCTTCGATGCCGAAACGCTGTATGAGGCGATGGTCAAGAATGCGACCACCTCACAAGGGCGCCCTCGCGACAAGAGCGGCAATGTCGTCAGCGCGGTCGGCCGCGAGGGCGTCGAATATTACAACAAGCTGGGCTATGTTCCCTATGACGTCGGCATCAATGAGAGCGCCGCGCGCACGCTGGAATATGCCACCGCCGATTTCTCGCTGTCGCGCTTTGCCGCCGCTCTGGGCAAGACCGAGGATGCGCGCAAATATGCCGCTCAGGCGCAGAATTACCGCAATGTCTACGATGCCCAATCGGGCTGGATGCGGGGCCGCAACAAGGACGGGAGCTGGATGGCGCCCTTCAACCCCAATGCCTGGGGCGACGCCTTCACCGAAGGCAATGCGATGCATTACAGCTTCTCGGCGATGCAGGACGTGCAGGGGCTGATCGACCTGTCGGGCGGCGACAAGCCCTTCACCGACAAGCTGGATTCGATCTTCACCCGCGCCCCGCTGTTCGACGACAGCTATTACGGCACGGTGATCCACGAAACCCGCGAGATGCAGATCGTCAACATGGGCCAATATGCCCATGGCAATCAGCCGATCCAGCATATGATCTACCTCTATGACTGGGCCGGGCAGCCGTGGAAGGCGCAAAGCCATGTGCGCGATGTGATGGCCAAGCTCTATTCGGCCACGCCCGACGGCTATCCGGGGGATGAGGACAATGGCCAGACCTCGGCCTGGTATGTGTTCTCCGCGCTCGGCTTCTATCCCGTGACGCCCAGCGTCGGGCAATATGCCATCGGCAGCCCGCTGTTCCGCTCGGTGCGGGTGGCGATGCCGGGCGGAAAGGCGCTGACCATCGAGGCACAGAACAACGGGCCGAAGAACGTCTATATCCAGTCGGTGACGCTCAACGGCAAGGCCCATGCCAAGCCCTGGTTCACGCGCGAGGCACTGCAGGGCGGCGGCACGATCCGCTTCGTGATGGGCCCCACGCCCAACAAGCAATGGGGCGCGGCCAAAGCCGATGCGCCCTTCTCGATGAGCGCGCCTGCCGCGCAGGCAGGGCGCAAATGA
- a CDS encoding sugar-binding domain-containing protein, which yields MMRKILTLLALSCAWSGVATAQEAPAQRPDSTYTGGAMITRWGKAVTPENAWRSYPRPQLERARWENLNGQWDYAITKAAAPMPTQMDGKILVPFPVESRLSGVARKVLPEDRIWYRRSFTVPADWAGQHVMLNFGAVDHAARIWVNGAIVGAHEGGSDAFGLDITAFLKPGANELVVQVEDPTSAGSQPRGKQILNPDGIWYTPVSGIWQTVWIEPVSALHIADVRATPDIDQGKVDIDVALNGSANDTDAVRLTVRSGGKVIASTVTRANRHATLSVPDAHLWSPEDPFLYDLTAELVDVRDPYAGKTERDRSAYDARFTQGETATYAAAQITGTPRDKVNAYFAMRKISVGPGTVTGQPQMLLNNKPYFQNGVLDQGWWPDGLLTPPSEEAARSDMVFLKKAGFNMLRKHIKVEPARYYYDADHLGMLIWQDMPSGGGEDQFVTGNSQSQAVLSSDVMAEQQNELAHMIGDLRAFPSIVLWVVNNEGWGQYDSATLARYVKGIDPSRLVNADSGWLDVAPGVSDVFDIHTYEDVPHTPTRQSTRAIALGEYGGVGRPIDGHLWRDDKRWSYQVTSDPKDYLARYARKFNEVVRQAKEHGLSASVYTQTTDVEGEINGLLTYDREVAKAPVEDFARLAAPLWDKRKN from the coding sequence ATGATGCGTAAAATTCTGACACTGCTGGCCCTTTCCTGCGCGTGGAGCGGCGTTGCAACGGCGCAGGAGGCACCAGCCCAACGCCCGGATTCGACCTACACCGGCGGCGCGATGATCACCCGTTGGGGCAAGGCGGTGACGCCGGAAAACGCCTGGCGCAGCTATCCGCGCCCGCAGCTCGAGCGCGCGCGCTGGGAGAACCTCAACGGCCAGTGGGATTATGCGATCACCAAGGCGGCGGCCCCCATGCCAACGCAAATGGACGGCAAGATCCTGGTGCCCTTCCCCGTGGAATCCCGCCTCTCGGGCGTGGCGCGCAAGGTGCTGCCGGAGGATCGCATCTGGTATCGCCGCAGCTTCACCGTGCCTGCGGACTGGGCCGGGCAGCATGTGATGCTCAATTTCGGCGCGGTCGACCATGCCGCGCGGATCTGGGTGAATGGCGCGATCGTCGGCGCGCATGAAGGCGGATCGGACGCCTTCGGGCTCGACATCACCGCTTTCCTGAAGCCGGGCGCGAACGAACTGGTGGTGCAGGTCGAGGACCCGACCAGCGCGGGCAGCCAGCCGCGCGGCAAGCAGATCCTGAACCCCGACGGCATCTGGTACACGCCGGTTAGCGGCATCTGGCAGACGGTGTGGATCGAGCCGGTCTCGGCGTTGCATATCGCCGATGTGCGCGCCACGCCCGATATCGACCAAGGCAAGGTTGACATCGATGTTGCGCTGAACGGATCGGCGAATGACACCGACGCGGTGCGGCTGACGGTGCGCTCGGGCGGGAAGGTGATCGCCTCCACGGTAACCCGCGCCAACCGCCATGCCACGCTTTCCGTGCCTGACGCGCATCTCTGGTCGCCCGAGGACCCGTTCCTTTACGATCTCACCGCCGAACTGGTGGATGTGCGCGATCCCTATGCGGGCAAGACCGAGCGGGATCGCAGCGCTTACGACGCGCGCTTTACGCAAGGCGAAACCGCGACTTATGCCGCCGCCCAGATCACCGGCACGCCGCGCGACAAGGTCAACGCCTATTTCGCGATGCGCAAGATTTCGGTCGGTCCCGGCACGGTCACCGGGCAGCCGCAGATGCTGCTCAACAACAAACCCTATTTCCAGAATGGCGTGCTCGATCAGGGCTGGTGGCCCGATGGGCTGCTGACCCCGCCCTCCGAGGAAGCCGCGCGCAGCGACATGGTCTTCCTCAAGAAGGCCGGGTTCAACATGCTGCGCAAGCATATCAAGGTCGAACCGGCGCGTTACTATTACGATGCCGACCATCTTGGCATGCTGATCTGGCAGGACATGCCCTCGGGCGGGGGCGAGGACCAGTTCGTCACCGGCAACAGCCAGAGCCAGGCGGTGCTCTCTTCCGACGTGATGGCCGAGCAGCAGAACGAGCTGGCGCATATGATCGGCGATCTGCGCGCCTTCCCCTCGATCGTGCTATGGGTCGTCAACAATGAGGGTTGGGGGCAGTATGACTCCGCCACCCTTGCGCGCTATGTGAAGGGCATCGATCCGAGCCGGTTGGTCAATGCCGACAGCGGCTGGCTCGATGTCGCGCCGGGCGTGTCGGATGTCTTCGACATTCACACCTATGAGGATGTGCCCCACACACCCACGCGCCAGAGCACCCGTGCCATCGCGCTTGGCGAATATGGCGGTGTTGGCAGGCCGATCGACGGGCATCTGTGGCGCGATGACAAGCGCTGGAGCTATCAGGTCACCAGCGATCCCAAGGATTATCTGGCCCGCTATGCCCGCAAGTTCAACGAGGTGGTGCGACAGGCCAAGGAGCACGGCCTGAGCGCATCGGTCTACACCCAGACCACCGATGTCGAGGGCGAGATCAACGGCCTGCTGACCTATGACCGCGAGGTCGCCAAGGCCCCGGTCGAGGACTTTGCGCGGCTGGCCGCCCCCTTGTGGGACAAGCGTAAAAACTGA
- a CDS encoding glycoside hydrolase family 125 protein, whose product MNRRDVMIGAGALAVTAAMPLRAAEPLISKRPPPSARRFTSRAVEQEILRVRAQIADPELAWMFENCYPNTLDTTVKLGTVDGKPDAFVITGDINALWLRDSSAQIQTYVHLAPQDADLRRVFHGLIQRQARCILIDSYANAFMEDPTAPSSLSALGDKTDMKPGVAERKWEIDSLCYPMRLAHGYWSATRDKAPFDALWAQAMARAVATFREQQRKVGPGPYHFQRVDKSPTETLMLDGYGTPTRKVGLIHSGFRPSDDATVLPFLIPSNLFAVSALRMLAQVHNEARGDAAAANDCLTLATEVEAALNAYGRMPDGQGGEVWAYETDGFGNSIFMDDANVPSLCGLALLGAADRNDPLFRRTAALAWSPRNPFFFEGKAAQGIGGPHVGLDMIWPMSIMVHARNSDDDATVLQCLRWLKATHAGTGFMHESFNKDDPNTFTRPWFAWANGLFGELILDTLQRKPALLASPL is encoded by the coding sequence ATGAACCGTCGTGATGTGATGATCGGGGCCGGCGCGCTGGCGGTGACGGCGGCGATGCCGCTGCGCGCGGCGGAGCCTCTGATTTCGAAGCGCCCTCCCCCCAGCGCCCGCCGTTTCACCAGCCGCGCGGTCGAGCAGGAAATCCTGCGGGTCCGCGCCCAGATCGCCGACCCCGAACTCGCCTGGATGTTCGAGAATTGCTATCCGAACACGCTCGACACCACGGTCAAGCTCGGCACAGTCGATGGCAAGCCCGATGCCTTTGTCATCACCGGCGACATCAATGCGCTATGGTTGCGCGACAGCTCGGCGCAAATACAGACCTATGTCCATCTGGCCCCGCAGGATGCGGATCTGCGCCGTGTCTTCCACGGGCTGATCCAGCGGCAGGCGCGCTGCATCCTGATCGATTCCTACGCCAACGCCTTTATGGAAGACCCCACCGCGCCATCGAGCCTGTCCGCACTTGGCGACAAAACCGACATGAAGCCCGGCGTGGCGGAGCGGAAGTGGGAGATCGACTCCCTCTGCTATCCGATGCGCCTCGCCCATGGGTACTGGAGCGCCACGCGCGACAAGGCGCCTTTCGATGCGCTATGGGCACAGGCGATGGCGCGCGCCGTCGCCACCTTCCGCGAGCAGCAGCGCAAGGTGGGCCCCGGCCCCTATCATTTCCAGCGCGTCGACAAATCGCCGACCGAGACGCTGATGCTGGACGGTTACGGTACGCCGACGCGCAAGGTCGGGCTGATCCATTCGGGGTTCCGCCCGTCTGACGACGCCACGGTGCTGCCCTTCCTGATCCCCTCGAACCTCTTCGCCGTTTCGGCGCTCAGGATGCTGGCGCAGGTTCACAATGAGGCACGGGGTGATGCTGCTGCCGCAAATGACTGTTTGACCCTCGCCACCGAGGTCGAGGCGGCGCTGAACGCCTATGGCCGCATGCCCGATGGTCAGGGCGGCGAGGTCTGGGCCTATGAGACGGATGGCTTCGGCAATTCGATCTTCATGGACGACGCCAATGTGCCGAGCCTGTGCGGTCTTGCCCTGCTCGGCGCGGCGGATCGCAACGATCCGCTGTTCCGGCGCACCGCAGCGCTGGCCTGGAGCCCGCGCAACCCCTTCTTTTTCGAAGGAAAGGCCGCGCAGGGCATCGGTGGCCCGCATGTCGGCCTCGACATGATCTGGCCGATGTCGATCATGGTCCACGCGCGCAACAGCGATGACGATGCGACCGTGCTGCAATGCCTGCGCTGGCTGAAAGCAACGCATGCCGGCACCGGCTTCATGCATGAAAGCTTCAACAAGGACGATCCGAACACCTTCACGCGGCCCTGGTTCGCCTGGGCGAACGGCCTGTTTGGCGAGTTGATCCTCGATACGCTGCAGCGCAAACCCGCACTTCTCGCCAGCCCCCTCTGA
- a CDS encoding glycoside hydrolase family 43 protein — MAFGLALLAGSGLALAANPIVPGWYADPEIRVFAGQYWIYPTYSDDDGAPDVSKSFTPAQVEARKVKTVRPSYVQQTFFNAFSSPDLVHWTKHPHVVDVADVPWAAYAVWAPTVIEQKGRYYMFFGANDIQKDGELGGIGLAVADKPGGPFKDALGKPLIGSFHNGAQPIDPFVYRDDDGQIYLYYGGWGHCNVVRLSADLRSVLPFPDGSTYKEITPPGYVEGSFLVKRKGVYYLMWSEGGWTGPDYSVAYAMGPSALGPFKPMGKILAQDFHIARGAGHHSVVNVPGTDDWYIVYHRRPLGDDKGEHRQIAIEHMNFAADGTIKPVVMTHEGVSPRPIQHSPKGDLR, encoded by the coding sequence ATGGCATTTGGGCTCGCGCTGCTGGCGGGGAGCGGGCTCGCCCTGGCGGCCAATCCGATCGTGCCGGGCTGGTATGCCGACCCCGAGATCCGGGTCTTCGCCGGGCAGTACTGGATCTACCCCACCTATTCCGACGATGACGGCGCGCCAGACGTTTCGAAAAGCTTCACCCCCGCGCAGGTGGAGGCACGCAAGGTCAAGACGGTACGCCCCTCCTACGTGCAGCAGACCTTCTTCAACGCCTTTTCCTCGCCCGATCTGGTCCACTGGACCAAGCATCCGCATGTCGTCGACGTGGCGGATGTGCCATGGGCGGCCTATGCGGTCTGGGCGCCCACGGTGATCGAGCAGAAGGGGCGCTATTACATGTTCTTCGGCGCCAATGACATCCAGAAGGACGGCGAGCTTGGCGGCATCGGCCTCGCCGTGGCGGACAAGCCCGGCGGCCCCTTCAAGGATGCGCTGGGCAAGCCGCTGATCGGCAGTTTCCACAATGGCGCCCAGCCGATCGACCCCTTCGTCTATCGCGACGATGACGGGCAGATCTATCTCTATTACGGCGGCTGGGGCCATTGCAATGTCGTGCGCCTGAGCGCGGATCTGCGCAGCGTGCTGCCCTTCCCGGATGGCTCGACCTACAAGGAAATCACCCCGCCCGGCTATGTCGAGGGCTCATTCCTCGTCAAGCGCAAGGGCGTCTATTATCTGATGTGGTCGGAGGGCGGCTGGACCGGCCCGGACTACAGCGTCGCCTATGCGATGGGGCCGAGCGCGCTTGGGCCCTTCAAGCCGATGGGTAAGATCCTGGCGCAGGATTTCCATATTGCGCGCGGGGCCGGGCATCATTCGGTGGTCAATGTGCCGGGCACCGATGACTGGTACATCGTCTACCACCGCCGCCCGCTCGGCGACGACAAGGGCGAACATCGCCAGATCGCCATCGAGCACATGAATTTTGCCGCCGACGGCACGATCAAACCCGTTGTGATGACCCATGAGGGCGTGTCCCCGCGCCCGATCCAGCATTCCCCCAAAGGAGACCTGCGTTGA